A stretch of the Aphis gossypii isolate Hap1 chromosome 2, ASM2018417v2, whole genome shotgun sequence genome encodes the following:
- the LOC114124258 gene encoding ATM interactor has product MSKNCLVMVLSESGLKRDNGEQIVNDSFYCPVLGCKYNLHFGQSIKSFKTQKLLKQHCIKVHSDKKYKCDNCDKGFPLESTLKSHRITCGVIYSCYCGIQYKSPEAFLTHTKRKQHNIGLGYSTIMKFLKTRKLLPNTDDLQELESSKRSTQTQTVPDIQTLSDSSTQTTFENKDCMLRYNDPKLSSATSSPIRRLCAQTQTDPMGDLIKNDSDPMFLDSETQTNFEYLDIHTQTAESECLFGDLEFINIQTQTPLFYDSIDMGNDNSINTNMMI; this is encoded by the exons ATGTCAAAAAACTGTTTAGTTATGGTATTGTCAGAAAGCGGTCTAAAAAGAGACAACGGTGAACAAATTGTTAATGATTCATTTTATTGCCCAGTTTTGGGTTGTAAGTACAACTTACATTTTGGTCAATctataaaatcttttaaaactcaaaaactTCTCAAACAA cacTGTATCAAAGTACATTCtgacaaaaaatacaaatgtgaTAATTGTGATAAAGGTTTTCCTTTAGAATCAACATTAAAATCGCATCGTATAACATGTGGAGTAATATATTCTTGTTATTGCGGGATTCAATACAAATCTCCAGAAGCATTTCTTACTCATACGAAACGAAAACAGCATAACATTGGATTAGGATATTCAACTATTATGaa atttttgaaGACAAGAAAATTGTTGCCAAATACAGATGATTTACAAGAATTAGAATCTAGTAAAAGATCTACTCAGACACAAACTGTTCCTGATATTCAAACCTTATCAGATTCGTCAACTCAGactacatttgaaaataaggATTGCATGTTAAGATACAATGATCCAAAACTCTCTTCTGCTACTTCTAGTCCAATAAGACGGCTATGTGCACAGACTCAAACTGATCCTATGGGTgacttaattaaaaacgatTCCGATCCAATGTTTTTAGATTCAGAAACACAAACCAATTTCGAATATTTAGATATCCATACTCAGACTGCAGAATCTGAATGTTTGTTTGGTGATTTAGAATTCATCAATATTCAAACACAGACacctttattttatgattccaTTGACATGGGAAATGATAATTCTATAAACACAAATatgatgatttaa